From Candidatus Alcyoniella australis:
GCGGCCGGCGCGCGGTCTGCCCGTCCACACGGCCCAAATAGCGAGCATCAGGCCCAGGAATGCCATGCCGCCCGAGCGACGGCTGAGCTCGACCAGGTTCGGCCCGGGCTGTTGCAGCGTAAGCGACCAGCCGCCGGACGCCTCGGCCGCAGGCCATAGCAGGCTTAGCTCGATGTTCAGCGCCAGCACCGCGACCGCAGCCACGATATGCGCCGGGCCAAACAGCTTGCGCCTGCCGATCAGCAGGCCGATCAGCATCCCGGCGATGGCCAGCATGCCCGATAGCGCCACCTGCCAAGTGAGGGTCAACGCCGCGAGCAGCAGAACCCAGCTTTTCCAGCTTGGCTTACGGGCAAAACTTAGGCAGCCCAATGCGGCAAGCACCACGAAAGGCACGCAGGCCTCGTTGTTCGAGATGTCCGTGCCCAAGGCCACGGCCCAGGGCGTGAGGCACATCAGCAGCAGACAAAGCCACGCGGCCCGATAATTGATGAAGCGCCGTGCCAGCTCAAAGCACAGGATCGCACTGAGCAACGCCAGCACGTTCATGCCCACGAATGGTCCGGCTACACTGCCGATCAGCGCATAGAACGGCGCCAGCAGCGCGGAGAACAGCGGACCTTGGGACAGCACGCCGCCGTGCACGCTTGCGCCACCGAGCCCGCCGTGGTCCAGCAGCGCCTGCACGTTCAACGCCTGCTGCAGGTCGGCCCAATCCCATTCGCGGCCCAGCTGCATCATGTGACGCAAAAAAGCCGAGAGGGCCAACGCCAGTGCGTAGAGATGAAGGTGCGATTTGCGCGGCATGGGGCACGATATTATGCAAGACATCCGCTGGGAACAAGGCCCCGAGCATCTCGGGATTCGAAATTGAGTCATGCTCGGGTGGCGATTGAATATTTGTAGCCCGTGGAGCATAGTATTTGCATATAGAAAACAGCCCCGCTGCTGCTGGTAATCGGCTATACGCTGATCTGTCTGCTGTTCATCGGGATGGACATGCGCAACTACACCCTCTACAAGCTGCTCTACTACAAGTACATGATCTGCAAGCCCGAAGACCGCGCAACGCTGGACTCGAACTTCGCCATCCTCGATGCCTACCTGGATCATAAAGGGATTGATAAAGACGATCCGCGCAGGACCGAGGTCAGGAAAATGCGTGACGAGGTTAAAAATAGGACGGGTTTAAATAAGATCCTCTACCGCTATTGGATCCTGGTGAGGTTGTTCTGCGCTATCGAGATCGGGCCGGTATCGTCTGCGTTGTTATTGCTCTACGCGCTCTCACCCGTGGCGATTGTCTTCGTGATCTGCGCCTCGTCCTGATCAGGCCAAAGCGTTATAGAGTGTGATAATTCCCAGCACGCAGACGAACACGGCGATCGAGACTTTAACCACGTTCTCCGGCAGCCGCTTGAGAGTGGTCGCGGCCAGCGGGATCGAGAGCACGGCCCCGGCCATCAGCCAGGGGGCCAGGGTCCAGTCGATCGAATCTTTAAACACGATGTAGAGCCCCACGCCGAGTAGGCAGGTCACGCCCTCGGAGAACGAGGTGATGCCCACGGCGTTCTTAACGCCCACTCCGCTGAGAACCTGACCACCCATGACCAGCGGACCGTAGCCTCCGCCCGAGAGCCCCTTGTTGAACGAGGCCACTGTGCCCAGCACCATAATCCGACCCCAGGACAGTTTCGGTTTGCGTCCCAGGTTGGCCAAAATCACTATGCCCATCAGCAGCACGATCGAGCCGATGATCAGCTTAAGCATGTGCGGGGAGAGCTTCACTGCCAGCATCACCGCTGCCAAAGTGCCGACCACGGCGAACAGCGAAAGTACGAACGCCACCTTGGCGTCGGGCGATCTGGGGTGCAGGTTGACGTTGTTCTCGCTGTGGTGGAAAAACGCGGCGGTCAGGCCGGTGACGAACTCCGAGAGCAGCACCGCGGGAACGATCTGCATCGGCTCGTAGCCCATCAACAGCAGCACCGGGGTGAGGATCGTACCGTAGCCGCCGCCCAGGCTCGAATCGACGAACTCGCAGACAAAGGCCAGCGGCACCAGCAGCAGTAAGAAGTAATCCATTTAAATCCTCAAACCAGCTTCGAGAGCGTGAGCTTCTCAAGCCGTTTTGCCGCAAAATTACGGATAATCCTCAGTTCGTCCAGCAGGCGCTCCTCGCGCATCAGCGGGGTCTTGGAAAAGAAAAACTCGCTGACCGACTCGGTCGGCGCCAACGCTCCGTCCATCATCCGAATCACCTCGGCCACCGAGATCTGCGAGGCGTCGCGCGCCAGAGCGTATCCGCCTCCCACACCGCGACGAGCCTTCAGGATTCGGCCCGACCTCAGGGCGCCAAGCAACTGTTCGAGGTACTTGGGCGGAATGTCGCAAGCATGGCTGATCTGTTCGATGGTGATAAAGCCCGAGTCGCTGTGGCGCGCCAAAAACAGCAGCGCCAGCAGGCTGTATTCGCTTTTAGTGGTCAGCTTCATTCGTTACAATTACCTATATTGCCTACCGGGTTTATAGGGTATTAACCACCTGGAGTCAATTGCAGCGCCGCGTAGCACGATCAGCACTATTTTGTGCTATTGTTCTTCGGGGAAATTTCCACCAAATATCTACATATCCTCGGAGCGATCAGCATGCCCAAGAAAACCATCGAGCGCATCGGTATCACTTTCCCTCCAGGCCTGCTTAAAAGCTTTGACCGCCACATCAAGGCCAAGGGCTACCGCACGCGATCCAAGGCAATCAACGATCTGGTGCGCGAGGAACTAACTCGTCAGGAATGGGAGTCGGGGTCCGGTGAGGTCATCGGCGTAGTAACCCTGGTCTACGACCACCACGTGCACGGACTCTCCGACCTATTGACGGACATTCAACACGAAAACTATCAGTTGATCGTCTCCACCACGCACATCCACATCGACCCGCACAACTGCCTGGAGATCCTGATCATGCGCGGGTCGGCCAAGAAGATTCGCCCGATGGCCGAGAAGCTGATCAGTTGCCGCGGCGTGCTCCACGGCAAAACGATCTTCACCACTACCGGCAAGGGCATGTAGGCACCCGGCTTTGAGGCAGCTTTGAGCCGCCACAAGGCTCGCGCAGTACGACGGTCGTAGCTCAACGATCCACTCCGCGGAGGCACCTATTGAGGTGGCCTTGAGCAGCAGTAAAACTCTACTGCACACTCACTCGCAGGCCACGCTGGGCAGCGCCGGGCTTGATCCACAGCTCGGCCGTTGTTGCGTCGAACCACCAGCCGCGCTCGACCGCGCTTAGGGCATCGATCGACGCGCACTCGTCCAGCACGCCGTGGGGTTCGCAGCTCACGGTTGCAGGCTTGGACTGCCCACGGACCAACAGGGCGTAGGCGCGGTCGTTGGCGCTGATCTCGATTTGCAACGCATCGGCCAACTCGTAGGAGATCGTCGCGCCGTTGCGCCCCTCCTCGTAGAGTTCAAAGTTCTGCGCAACCAGCGGATCAATACGCACGGTCAGCGCCGGCGGCGTGCCCGCATCGCCCTGGACGATTGAATCCTCGCCCAGCTCCAGGGGGATGATCGAGCCCTTGCGCACGAAGATCGGATAGCGTTCCAGGGAGTAGTCGATGGTCTCGACGCTCGGCCCGCTGTGCTCGGAGCCGTCGAACCAGTCGATCCAGACCCCTTCGGGAAACTCGATCTCGCGCGAAGCGCCCGCCTGGTAAATCGCAGCCACCAGTAGGTTATCGCCCAGCATGTAGCGGCCCAGGTCGATCTCGCCCTCGAGCTGGCGCATCAGGCCGACCTCGCGCACGAACGCCTCGGCACCCATGCTGTAAAGGTAGGGTTTGAGCGTCAGGTGCAGGTTTACGTAATCGCGGTAGATCGAAAGCACCTGCTCGTCGTAGATCCACGGCCGATGCTCGCCGCCGCCGCCGTTTTCCATGATCGGGCACAGCGCGCCGAACTGGGCCCAGCGGATGAACAGTTCCTTGTCGCGCAGCTCGTCCTCGCGGTAGCCGCCGATGTCCGAGCCGACGTTGACGAACGCGCGGCGGCCCGACTCAAAGATGTTGAACATCGCGGCCTGCAAACCGCTCCAGGTCGGATCCTGGTCGCCGACCCAGCCCGAGGCCAGCTTATCGCGCGGCGCGAACTCGAGCCCCAAGGGCAGACCGTAGGAATCGAACGGCCGCGCGAGGGTCACGCGATCGGGCCCCAGCCGCTCCCGCGTGTAGTCGAAGAAGTCGGCGTAGTACATCTCCATCCATTCCCAGGGGAAAATCGTACCGCCGTAGCCCGTGGCGTATACCCAGAGGTACATGTAGGGCCCGGTGCCGTCGCACTTCCAGCCGTCGATGCCCAGGTCGAGCATCTGGTCGATCTGCGAATGCCACCAGTCGACCGCGTCGGGATTGGTCAGGTCGATGAACGAGCCCTCGCCCTTCCACCAGTCGACCGTGCGGCAATCGCTGAGCAAATAGCCGTTGTCGCAGGCCTCATCGTAGTTCGGCGAGTCGAGGTTGACGTTGCCGGTAATCCAGAACAGCACGCGCACGTCCAGCTCGTGGAGCCCGTCGATCATCGCACCCGCGTCGGGATAGTCCTCGGGGTCGGGCACGAACGAGTTGTAGCCGGTCTCCCACGGGCTGTCGATAATCAGCGCGCCCACCGGGATCTCGTGGGCCAGGTAATCGGCGACCAACTGCTCGGCGCTGCCGCGGTCGCCCTCGTCTTCCCAGACCCAGTGTTCGAGCACCCACTCGGGCCAGAACGGCGGCTCGTTGTCCGCGGGGCCGACTACGAGATCATCATCGTCGTCATCGTCGTCTGCGTCGTCGTCGCCCGTATCGTCGTCGCCCGTATCGTCGTCCGCCTGGTCGTCGTCGTCGTCGTCAGCGCAGGCGATGCTCAGCAGCAGCGCAGCGGTCAGAGCCAAGGCCAGCAGCACCGGCAGCAGGCGTTCGAGCTTTACGATCATCGGCAACCTCCAGGTTGAACAGGAAGTCTACCATCGTATGCAACAGGGTTCAAGAGCCGCGTTGCTTGACGCGGGCCAGAGCATCGGGCGAAATAACAGGATGATCATCATGGCCGTGGACTACGGCGACAAACGCATCGGACTGGCGGTGAGCGATCCGTCCGAGCAGATCGCGCTGCCATCGGACACGCTGACCAACCCCGGAACCCTCGAGGCTGCGGCCGAGCTTGTGGCCCACGAGGCGCAGGGGCGCAGCGTGGAGCTGATCGTGCTGGGCCTGCCGCTAAACATGGACGGCAGCGAGGGCGAACGCGCCGTGCTGACCCGCAAGTTCGCCGCGTTGCTCGAGGGCCACGACCTACGCGTTGATTTCGCCGACGAGCGGCTGACAAGCTGGGAGGCCGAACGGATGATGATCGAGGCCGACGTCAGTCGCAAACGCAGAAAACAGGCCAGCGACAAGCTGGCCGCAACATTGATCCTTAGGCAGTATTTACAGTGGCGCGCAAAAAGTTAAACCGCACACTGATCGTGCTGATCGTGGTCGTGACGTTGGTCGTGGTCTGCGTTGCGGCGCTGATCGCCGGCTTTTTACTGCGGGCTCCGGGCCAAGGCCAAGAGGTGCGGCTGTTGATCGAGCAGGGTAGCTCGCTTGCAAAAATCTGCGAACAACTCGAGCAGGCGGGCCTGATCAGCGACCAGCGGGCTTTCGCGCTGTTCGTCCGGCGTATGAACAAGGATCGATCGATCCGCGCCGGCGAATACTCTTTGCGCGATGACCTACGGCCCGGCGAGCTGCTCGAGGCGCTGACATCTGGCTCGACCGTGGCCCACGTGCTCACCGTTCCCGAGGGCTACAACATCAAGCAGATCGCCGCGCTGTTCGATCAGCAGGGAATCGCCGCGGCCGACGAGGTAATCGCGCTGGCGCACGACAGTCGATTGATCGCCCAGCTGGGCGTTGAGGCTCCGAGCCTCGAGGGCTACCTGTTCCCCGAGACCTATCACTACGAACTGTTCCAAGGGCCGCGGGAGTTGCTGACGGCGATGGTGCAGCAGCTCGATCAGGTCTACACGCCGCGCCTGCAGCGCCGCGCCAAGCAGTTGGGGATGACCAAGCTCCAGGTGCTGACCCTGGCCTCGCTGATCGAGAAGGAGACCGCGCAGGCCCAGGAGCGACCGCTTATCTCGGCGGTGTTCCACAGCCGGATCGAGCGCGGCATTCCATTGGCCTGCGACCCGACGGTGATCTACGGCATTGCTGATTTCGACGGCAACCTGCGGCGCTCGCATCTGCGCGACCGCTCCAACCGATACAACACCTACCTGCACAAAGACCTGCCGCCCGGGCCGATCGCCAATCCCGGAGCGGGCGCGATCGAGGCTGCGCTTTACCCGGCGGACGTTCCGTATCTATACTTTGTCAGCCGCAACGACGGCAGCCATCAGTTCTCAACAACCCTGGCCGAGCACAATCGCGCCGTGAGACGCTTTCAACGTGCCGGGAGCGGAGGTAGGCGTTGAACCAGCCGATGATGCAAATCGCCTGTGCCGCGCTGATCGCGCTGCTGTGCCTGACGTGCTGTGCGTTGGGCGCTGTGGCCGAGGATGCGGCCGACCCGTTCGCCGAGCCGATCGTCGATCAGCCGACCGATCGACTCGACATGGCGCGCACGATGCACAACCGCATCGCAATCGGTCTGGGCTACCACCTGTACTACGGAGGCTCTCTGCGCGAGACCGGACGCGAGCCCGACGGCGCGCTGCCGATTACGCCGGGCGAGATCCGTTGGACCCTGCGCGACGAGTTCGACCTGGGCTCATACCATGGGCCGGCAATCCAGATCGAGTGGGAGCATCTGATTATCCCGCAGCTGGGCATGGCCTGGGGCGTGGGATTTTTCGGCGGCACGCGCCAGCTCGATTTAGAACGCGAGGGGGCGAAGTTCAGCGGGCCGTACGCGGCCAACGCCGTTTACCTGACCCTGCTCGCGCCCCGCGTGCACTGGCGGATCAGCCCGCGCTTCGACCTGGCGGGCGGAGTGGACGTGGCGCTGTGCTCGTTCGCCGCCTACTACGTGGTCGACGTCGAGGTCGGCGGCGAGACCTTCCAACTCGACGAGACGATCTACGGCTTTACCCCGCTGTACTCGGCGGTGGTCAGCCTCGAGCTGCGCCTCTCGCGCCGCTGGGGCCTGCTGCTGACCGACAAAGTCAGTTACGGCAAGATCGAGGCGAACGAGGGGAACCTGGTGATCGGCGGCAACACGACGCTGATCAGCGCCGCGATCCATTTCTAAACTGGATTATTGTCGATCGATAGAATTGAGCTAAACGCTCTAACTGAACCTGGTAAACACCATCCGAAAGATGCCGGAAAGTGCGATGCAGGTGGCCAGCAGCCCATGAACGTCCTGTTCCTTGAGCGAACTGGACAGCAGGTCGATCTCATAATGGCCGTGGACCAGGCCGGAGTGCTTCTCGAAGATCGCGGCCACCTCGCCGTTGACCAGCACCTGATAACGGTGGAACGACAGCAGCGAGAACCAACGACGTACGCGCTGCATTGAGCTAAGCTCGGGATTGACGCACATCCGCTCGCGCCCGTCAGCGTCGATGAAATACCAGCACTTTGGTCCCTTGCCACTGTCTCCGCGCCGGTACTGCAGCACGCCGATGATCTGGTCGTCGGGCGTACAAACCATCATGTTCCAGTCGATGCCGTAGACCGGACTGATAAAGAACAGCTGTTTGCCTTTTTCCCCGCCCTGGTACACGTAGACGTTTTTTTTGAGCCTGAACGACGGGCAGTCGATGCGGTACAGCTCGGACCCGTGGGGGCCGAAGACCGTCATCCTGTTCGATAAAGTAAAGAACCTTTGCCTGATTGAGAGGTGCTCGGGAATCGCCCCATTGCTGCTCATACCCAGCCCCTGCCGGTTGCGTGCCTATACCGTGGCTGGACACCACGAAACTTGCTTTTATTTTCAGTCCTTTGGAATTAATACCACAATTTTCCAGCAGTTGTAAGCATTATCTTTATCCCGACACGTCTCATTATTGCTGATGTACGATTGACCGCTGCTATGCAAGAAACAGCAAGGAGTGTTGCCTTTCGCCCCATGACGCGCGCTGCCATGCAAGCAGATTATAAACGGAAATGTAAGAATAATTCATTTTTATTAATCAGTTAGGTTGGTAAATGTAAAACGTTCGACTGGTTGGCACATCGGTTGCTAAATAATCAGTTGAGCATGGGAGGAACACAGGCGGGCAAAATTCTGTGAAATCGCATGCTCTCTCAGGGGATCCCCCGTATCCCTGAGACCTCCCCATACCTCACTGCTGTGGTACTCGGGGGGTGCGGTCGAGAGGCCGTACCCCCCAATCTAATTTCCGCGGCGCTCCGTCCACTGCTGGAGTGCCCTGATTAAGAAGTACCATGAATATTATGGGCCAACCTTGTATACTGCCTGTTACATCCAAGAGGAATGGCAATGGCCCAAGCCAAACGTTTGTTGACGATCGTCCTGATAGTCCTGACCAGCGCGATGCTCTGTTCTTGCATCGTACTCACGCGCAACAACAACACCCGCGCGGTGCAGCAGACCGGCCCACATTATCCGCCGGGCCTGGGGAGCGCGGCGCCCGCCGAGCTGTGGACCGAGGGGAGCCTCGACCCCATCGGGCGGGTTCAGATCAACAGCACGACCTACTCCGACCTGGCCGATCAGGTCAACCCGGCGGTGGTCAACATCTTCACCACGGCCGAGATTCAGGCCGGGATGAGCTTCGGCATTTTGCAGGTTCCGCTGCCGGGCCTGGACTACGAGGCCAACAGCCTGGGCACCGGGTTCCTGATCACGGACGACGGATTTATCGTCACCAACAACCACGTGATCGAGCACGCCGACCAGATCGGCGTGGTGCTGCCCGATCGAGCGCAGATCGCCTCGGCGCGGGTGATCGGCCGCGACCCGATCATCGACCTGGCTCTGCTCAAGATCGAGACCGACCGTGCGCTGCCCTATCTGCGACTCGGCGACTCGGAGCGCGCGCGGGTCGGCGACTTCACCGTGGCCGTGGGCAACCCCTTCGGCCTGTCGGGCACGGTGACGATGGGCATCCTCTCGGCCAAAGGACGCACGATCAGCTCGGGCACTTTGCGCGAGGGGTTCGAGGACTATCTGCAGACCTCGGCCCAGATCAACCCGGGCAACTCCGGCGGGCCGCTGGTCGATTTGCGCGGCCAGGTGATCGGCGTCAACACCGCGATCATCCAGGGTGCCCAGGGCATCGGCTTCGCCGTTCCGATCAACCTGGTCAAGGACGTACTGCCAATACTGGCGCGCGAGGGCCGGGTACGGCGGGCGACCGTCGGCGTGGCCGTGACCGAGATTACGCCCAAGCTGCGACAGTCGCGCAACCTGCCGTCCGCGGGCGCATTGGTCAGCCGCGTCTACCGCGGCGGACCGGCCGAGTACTCGGGTCTGCGCCGCGGCGACGTGGTGACCGCGATCGACGGTCAGGCCGTGGAATCGCCGCGCGATTTCGTACGGCTGATCTCGGGCAGCGCTCCGGGCAGCGCCCTGCGGCTGACGGTCTGGCGCAGCGGCGAGACGATAACCGCCAACGTCAAGGCAGTTGCACTGAAATGACCAAGCCCGGCGCTCGCTTCTCGCTGGTGACGAACAGCCATCCGATGCGCGAGCTGCTCAAGCTCGCCCAGCGCGTGGCGCCGATGGAGACCACGGTACTAATCCAGGGAGCGTCGGGAACCGGCAAGGAGCGGCTGGCGCGCTGGATCCACACCAACTCTCCGCGCGCCAAGGGCCCGTTCGTAGTGCTCTCGTGCTCGGCGATCCCCGAGACTCTAATCGAAAGCGAGATGTTCGGCGTGACCCGCGGGGCCTTCACCGGGGCCGAGTGCGACCGCCCGGGAGTAATGGCCGAGGCCCATGGCGGCACCCTGCTGCTCGACGAGATCGCCGATGTCGCCGAGTCGGTGCAGGTCAAGCTGTTGCGCGTGATTCAGGAGCGCAGCGTGCGCGCAGTCGGCTCCGACCACGAGCATCCTGTGGACTTCCGCCTGCTGGCAGCCACGGCCCAGCCGCTGGACGAGCTGGTGGAACAGGGCAATTTCCGCCGCGACCTGTTCTACCGGCTGAACGTGGTCACGCTGACCGTGCCCCAGCTGCGTCTGCGACGCGAGGATTTGAGCGTGCTCGCCGACCAGATCCTACGGCAGATCGCCCAGGACTCGAGTAAAGATCCCAAGCATTTGAGCGACGAGGCGCTCGAGCGGCTGCTGGAGCACGACTGGCCGGGCAACGTGCGCGAGCTGGAAAACGCCCTGGAGCGCGCGGTGGTATTAACCCGCGACGAATTGATCACCCCCGATTCCCTTGCCCTGGACGCGGCACTTCACGACGATTCGATGCACCCCGAGCTGCCGCCGGGACTGAGCCTGGCCGAGCTGGAGCGCAAGTACATCGCGCAGGTGCTCGCCGAGTGCGGCGGCAATCGCTCCGAGGCCGCACGGCAGCTGGGCATCGACCGCAAGACCCTCTACCGCAAGCTGGGCCGGATCGTCTGACTCAAACTAATACGATGGTTTGACGGCCAGCACGTGGATGTTGTGCACGGCCAGTTCCTCGCGCTGCATGCCCTCGAAGCGTTCGGGCAGGTCCAGCGACCTGAGGAACTCGATATCCCGCGGGTCGGACTGCTGCTCGACGTGCAGGATCTGCATCCCCGCCTCGCTGATCATTTGCACGATCTGTCCCGAGCGCAGACGGTTGAGGTAGAAAATTCGGTTCTGCCCCAGCGCCGCCCAGCGCCGATCCGAATAGCGCAAAAAGTTGAGCCGATTGATCGAGCGATCCCGGTGGCTGAAGTGATCGGAGAGGTCGACGATGTGGTAGGCGAATCCGCCGGGCCGCAACAGTCGCATGCTCTCGGCCAGCATCCCGGGCAGCTCGAATTCGGGCACGTGCTCGAGCACGTTGCGGGAGCAGACTACGTCGTAGGCTCCGGCCTGCAGGCCGGTGTCGTCGAGCTCGGTTGGGGCCAAGTACTCGATGCGACCACTGTCCAAGATCTGCTCCATGCTCTTGCCCGCGCGCAGAATGCGCCAGCGCGAGTCAAGCAACGGCTCGTAGGCATCGAGCTCCTCGGCGATCAAGTGCAGCCGCTTGCCGAACTTCTCGAGCACCCGGTCGAGGTCGGCAAGTTCGAGTAGGGGACGTGCGTCGGTGAGCACAATGCGCTCCGCACCCAGCAGCGAAAGCAGCACCGCGCAGACCGGCGAGCAGCCGCAGCCCAGCTCGAGCACCTTGGCGCTTTGCACGTTCAGACCCGCCAGGCGCTGCAGCCGGTTGATCATTTTTATTCCCGCGGCGCAGTCGATGAGCACCGAACGCTGCAGGGCCGTGCGACGCCTGTAGCAGCGCTCGAACAGCTCTGCGCCGGGCATGGCTGCGGCCATGCTCAGCAGGCGTGCTTTTGTTCGAAAACGCATGGCGCCAGCTTGCAGCGGATGACGCAGCATGTCAAACAGCGGCTCCAAGCCAGCACCTTAAAGGTGCCGACGCGGAATTGGTCGTTGTTTAATTACAATCGCAATGCGCGAGTTTTGTGCCCGGCTCAAAGCCGGGGCGCGGGGCGGGTCGTGGAAATCAGCGAACTACGCGAGTTTTGTGGCGGCTCTAAGCCGCCTCGAAGCCGCCTAGTAGACCTCGCATTGCGGGTGCGTGCGCTGGAAGTCCTGGATCTGCGCTGCCGGCACGTCGGTGCCGTAAAACGAGACCAGCTCGAGTTGCTGAAGTTTGGCCAAAGCCGAGATGTCGCTGACGCGGGTCCAGGCCAGGCTCAGCCAGCTCAGGTTTTCAAGCCCGGCCAGAGCTTCGATGTCCTCAACCTCCGTGCCGCCGAGCATCAGCACGCGCAGCTCGCCCAGACCGGCGATCGGCCCCAGGTCGGCCACGGGCGCGTCGCGCAGGTCCAGCCTCCGCAATCCGCTGATCCGGCTCAGCGGATCTAGGTCGGACACGCTGCTGTGATTGAGAAACAACTCGCGCAGCAACCGCAACTGCAAGAGCACGTCCAGATCGTCCACTGCTGTCTCGCGCAGGTCCAGGCTGCGCAGATTGACCAGGCCCGCGATGGGCTTGAGGTCCTCGATCGGGCTCTGCCACAGGCCCAGCGCGATCAGGCCGGTGCGCGTTGCCAACGGCTCGAGGTTGGTGATTTCCACGCAGCGGCCCAAGTCGACCACGCGCAGCGTGGGCAGCGCCTCGATCAATTCGCTGAACGTCTGCTGGCCGACCCAACGTTTGAAGCGGTAGCCGATGAGCTGCGGTCCCTGGCCCACGTCGACCAGCAGGTTGTAAGCGTCCTGGGTCTGTTCCACCGAGAATTCGACGAACTGCTCGTCGCCGCGCACCAGGTGTGCGCCGCTGCCCACGGAGTAGACGTAAACCAGGTCGCCGGTACTCAGGGTGATTAGGTCCGGGGTAGTCATCCCGCTGTACACGCCGTTGACCCAAATCGCCAGGTCCTCCATTGGTCCGCGAACCTCGATGGTCACGGTCTTGCGCGGCATCAGCTTGGGGATCTGCAGTTGGTCGGTCAGCGGAGGCTGCGAGGTTGAGCGCTGCGCCTGGCAGGCGGCAACCAGTGTCAGGCACAGGCCAAGCACCGCGATGGTCAGCATTCGCCTCATCGCAATTGTTATACGAAATATTGTGGTTACTGCGAAAGCAGCTGGATTGCTTTAGAGAGCACGTCGTGCATCGCGGGCGCACTGCGTCGCACCGAGTCCAGGACCATGGCGTGCGAAAGTCCGGGACCGCGATCACTGGCAGCCTTGTTCGCCACTAGGCCCAGGGCAACCAGTCGCATGCCCAGCCACTGGGCGACGAGCGCCTCGGGTACGGTGCTCATGGTCACCGCGTCGACGCCCATGGTGCGAATCATGCGGATCTCGGCCGGTGTCTCGTAGCTTGGGCCGAGCAGCGCTGCCACGGTCCCGACGTGCACGCGGACGCCGGCCGCCCTACCCGCCTCGATCAGTTCCGCGGCCGGATCGAGGCTGTAGGCGCGGCTCATGTCGACGAACCGCTCACGCTGCGGCTCCAGTCGTTGCAGCTCGATCAGCGGGTTGCGGCCCTGGAGATTGACCTGATCGGAAATAAAGACGATGTCCCCGGCTTCCCACTCGAGGTTGACCACGCCGCAGGCGCAGGTCAGCACCAACCGCTCGATCCCCATGGCGTGGGCCGCGAGCACCGGCAGCACGACTTGCGGGCCCTGGAGCCCCTGGTAATAGTGAAAGCGGC
This genomic window contains:
- the ruvX gene encoding Holliday junction resolvase RuvX — translated: MAVDYGDKRIGLAVSDPSEQIALPSDTLTNPGTLEAAAELVAHEAQGRSVELIVLGLPLNMDGSEGERAVLTRKFAALLEGHDLRVDFADERLTSWEAERMMIEADVSRKRRKQASDKLAATLILRQYLQWRAKS
- the nikR gene encoding nickel-responsive transcriptional regulator NikR, whose protein sequence is MPKKTIERIGITFPPGLLKSFDRHIKAKGYRTRSKAINDLVREELTRQEWESGSGEVIGVVTLVYDHHVHGLSDLLTDIQHENYQLIVSTTHIHIDPHNCLEILIMRGSAKKIRPMAEKLISCRGVLHGKTIFTTTGKGM
- the mltG gene encoding endolytic transglycosylase MltG, which gives rise to MARKKLNRTLIVLIVVVTLVVVCVAALIAGFLLRAPGQGQEVRLLIEQGSSLAKICEQLEQAGLISDQRAFALFVRRMNKDRSIRAGEYSLRDDLRPGELLEALTSGSTVAHVLTVPEGYNIKQIAALFDQQGIAAADEVIALAHDSRLIAQLGVEAPSLEGYLFPETYHYELFQGPRELLTAMVQQLDQVYTPRLQRRAKQLGMTKLQVLTLASLIEKETAQAQERPLISAVFHSRIERGIPLACDPTVIYGIADFDGNLRRSHLRDRSNRYNTYLHKDLPPGPIANPGAGAIEAALYPADVPYLYFVSRNDGSHQFSTTLAEHNRAVRRFQRAGSGGRR
- a CDS encoding Rrf2 family transcriptional regulator, with the translated sequence MKLTTKSEYSLLALLFLARHSDSGFITIEQISHACDIPPKYLEQLLGALRSGRILKARRGVGGGYALARDASQISVAEVIRMMDGALAPTESVSEFFFSKTPLMREERLLDELRIIRNFAAKRLEKLTLSKLV
- a CDS encoding glycoside hydrolase family 31 protein translates to MIVKLERLLPVLLALALTAALLLSIACADDDDDDQADDDTGDDDTGDDDADDDDDDDDLVVGPADNEPPFWPEWVLEHWVWEDEGDRGSAEQLVADYLAHEIPVGALIIDSPWETGYNSFVPDPEDYPDAGAMIDGLHELDVRVLFWITGNVNLDSPNYDEACDNGYLLSDCRTVDWWKGEGSFIDLTNPDAVDWWHSQIDQMLDLGIDGWKCDGTGPYMYLWVYATGYGGTIFPWEWMEMYYADFFDYTRERLGPDRVTLARPFDSYGLPLGLEFAPRDKLASGWVGDQDPTWSGLQAAMFNIFESGRRAFVNVGSDIGGYREDELRDKELFIRWAQFGALCPIMENGGGGEHRPWIYDEQVLSIYRDYVNLHLTLKPYLYSMGAEAFVREVGLMRQLEGEIDLGRYMLGDNLLVAAIYQAGASREIEFPEGVWIDWFDGSEHSGPSVETIDYSLERYPIFVRKGSIIPLELGEDSIVQGDAGTPPALTVRIDPLVAQNFELYEEGRNGATISYELADALQIEISANDRAYALLVRGQSKPATVSCEPHGVLDECASIDALSAVERGWWFDATTAELWIKPGAAQRGLRVSVQ
- a CDS encoding trypsin-like peptidase domain-containing protein, which produces MAQAKRLLTIVLIVLTSAMLCSCIVLTRNNNTRAVQQTGPHYPPGLGSAAPAELWTEGSLDPIGRVQINSTTYSDLADQVNPAVVNIFTTAEIQAGMSFGILQVPLPGLDYEANSLGTGFLITDDGFIVTNNHVIEHADQIGVVLPDRAQIASARVIGRDPIIDLALLKIETDRALPYLRLGDSERARVGDFTVAVGNPFGLSGTVTMGILSAKGRTISSGTLREGFEDYLQTSAQINPGNSGGPLVDLRGQVIGVNTAIIQGAQGIGFAVPINLVKDVLPILAREGRVRRATVGVAVTEITPKLRQSRNLPSAGALVSRVYRGGPAEYSGLRRGDVVTAIDGQAVESPRDFVRLISGSAPGSALRLTVWRSGETITANVKAVALK
- a CDS encoding sulfite exporter TauE/SafE family protein, which encodes MDYFLLLLVPLAFVCEFVDSSLGGGYGTILTPVLLLMGYEPMQIVPAVLLSEFVTGLTAAFFHHSENNVNLHPRSPDAKVAFVLSLFAVVGTLAAVMLAVKLSPHMLKLIIGSIVLLMGIVILANLGRKPKLSWGRIMVLGTVASFNKGLSGGGYGPLVMGGQVLSGVGVKNAVGITSFSEGVTCLLGVGLYIVFKDSIDWTLAPWLMAGAVLSIPLAATTLKRLPENVVKVSIAVFVCVLGIITLYNALA